Proteins encoded in a region of the Halothiobacillus diazotrophicus genome:
- a CDS encoding peptide chain release factor 3, whose protein sequence is MTALDFATEMNRRRTFAIISHPDAGKTTITEKLLLFGGAIQMAGTVKGRKSSRHATSDWMAMEKERGISVTSSVMQFPYKDRIVNLLDTPGHEDFSEDTYRVLTAVDSALMVIDVAKGVEARTIKLMEVCRLRDTPIMTFINKLDREGIEPLSLLDEVESVLKIRCAPIVWPIGMGKRFKGVYHLIEDRVILYGPSLPTRAQSKTTIAGLDNPELDDLLGDQADELRQEIELVQGAADQFDLEAYLRGEQTPVYFGSAMNNFGVQELLDGFVDMAPRPQPRESTARQVAPTEEKFSGFVFKIQANMDPQHRDRIAFFRICSGKFTRGMKVKHVRLGRDIKIPDALTFMSSDRERLEEAYPGDIIGIHNHGTIRIGDTFTEGERLAFTGIPNFAPELFRRARLKDPLKSKQLLKGLSQLCEEGATQLYKPLINNDLILGAVGVLQFDVVSERLKAEYSVDCQFEAVNVTTARWIECDDPKRLEEFKSKNEANLALDHAGDLVYIAPTRVNLQMAEERWKDVRFLSTREHGDYTSAADA, encoded by the coding sequence ATGACTGCACTTGATTTTGCCACCGAAATGAATCGCCGTCGCACCTTCGCGATCATTTCGCACCCGGATGCGGGTAAGACCACGATTACCGAGAAGCTGCTGCTCTTCGGCGGCGCCATCCAGATGGCCGGTACGGTCAAGGGTCGCAAATCCTCGCGCCACGCGACTTCCGACTGGATGGCGATGGAGAAGGAGCGGGGCATCTCCGTGACCAGTTCCGTCATGCAGTTTCCCTACAAGGATCGCATCGTCAATCTCCTGGATACACCGGGTCACGAAGACTTTTCCGAGGATACCTACCGGGTGCTGACAGCGGTGGATTCCGCGCTGATGGTGATCGACGTAGCGAAGGGCGTCGAGGCCCGGACCATCAAACTGATGGAGGTCTGCCGGCTGCGCGACACCCCCATCATGACCTTCATCAACAAGCTGGACCGGGAAGGTATTGAACCGCTGAGTCTGCTGGATGAAGTCGAGTCGGTCCTCAAGATCCGTTGCGCGCCCATCGTCTGGCCCATCGGGATGGGCAAGCGGTTCAAGGGGGTGTACCACCTCATCGAGGATCGCGTCATTCTCTACGGTCCGTCCCTGCCGACCCGGGCACAATCCAAGACCACGATCGCGGGACTCGATAACCCCGAGCTCGACGACTTGCTTGGCGATCAGGCTGACGAATTGCGCCAGGAAATCGAGCTTGTGCAGGGTGCCGCCGATCAGTTCGATCTGGAAGCCTATCTTCGTGGCGAGCAGACCCCGGTGTATTTCGGCTCCGCCATGAACAACTTCGGTGTGCAGGAATTGCTGGATGGCTTCGTCGACATGGCGCCACGGCCGCAACCCCGGGAGAGTACGGCACGCCAGGTTGCGCCCACCGAAGAGAAATTTTCCGGTTTCGTGTTCAAGATTCAGGCGAACATGGATCCGCAACACCGTGATCGGATTGCATTTTTCCGTATCTGCTCTGGCAAGTTCACGCGTGGGATGAAGGTCAAGCATGTGCGTCTGGGGCGGGATATCAAGATTCCGGATGCGCTCACGTTCATGTCATCGGACCGGGAGCGTCTGGAAGAAGCCTATCCGGGCGACATCATCGGTATTCACAATCATGGAACCATCCGTATCGGCGATACCTTTACCGAAGGTGAACGACTGGCGTTCACGGGGATTCCCAATTTTGCCCCGGAACTCTTCCGTCGCGCGCGACTGAAAGATCCCCTGAAATCCAAGCAGTTGCTCAAGGGATTGAGTCAGTTGTGTGAGGAGGGCGCCACGCAGCTCTACAAGCCGCTGATCAACAACGACCTGATTCTCGGTGCTGTGGGTGTGTTGCAGTTCGATGTGGTTTCGGAGCGGCTGAAGGCCGAATATTCCGTGGATTGCCAGTTCGAGGCGGTCAACGTGACCACGGCACGCTGGATCGAATGCGACGATCCCAAACGTCTTGAAGAATTCAAGAGTAAGAACGAAGCAAATCTTGCCCTGGATCACGCCGGGGATCTGGTGTACATCGCACCAACCCGGGTGAACCTTCAGATGGCGGAAGAGCGCTGGAAGGACGTACGGTTCCTCTCCACGCGAGAGCATGGGGATTACACCAGCGCAGCAGATGCCTGA
- a CDS encoding pyridoxamine 5'-phosphate oxidase family protein: MTDTNTTVQHDRHEISTLAALEAIYPPVGTAARRKEIDYLHPVYQAMIAASPFVVLATNGPEGPDCSPRGDPGGFVQIRDTQTLWLPDRPGNNRIDSLRNLLHDPNIALLFLIPGRNETLRVNGVARITRDPQILSACAMDGKDPRCVIVVSVRTVFFQCGRAALRAGLWTEPNQDVLTAMPSTGRMLEELTQSEIRGQDYDRDLDARQRNSLY, translated from the coding sequence ATGACCGATACCAACACCACAGTGCAGCACGATCGCCATGAAATCTCGACACTGGCAGCACTCGAAGCAATCTACCCGCCTGTCGGCACGGCAGCCCGACGCAAGGAAATCGACTATCTCCACCCCGTCTATCAGGCGATGATCGCGGCGTCTCCGTTTGTCGTCCTGGCTACGAACGGTCCCGAAGGACCGGACTGCTCGCCCCGTGGCGATCCGGGCGGCTTCGTGCAGATTCGCGATACACAAACCCTGTGGCTGCCCGATCGGCCAGGCAACAACCGCATCGACAGCCTGCGCAACCTCCTGCACGATCCGAACATTGCGCTGCTTTTCCTGATTCCGGGTCGCAATGAGACGCTCAGAGTGAACGGTGTTGCCCGGATCACCCGGGATCCGCAGATCCTGAGCGCCTGTGCGATGGACGGCAAGGACCCGCGTTGCGTCATTGTGGTTTCCGTTAGAACAGTGTTTTTCCAGTGCGGTCGAGCCGCCCTGCGTGCTGGCCTTTGGACAGAACCAAATCAGGACGTGCTGACAGCAATGCCCAGCACCGGGCGCATGCTCGAAGAACTGACGCAGTCGGAAATCAGGGGACAGGACTACGATCGGGACTTGGACGCCCGTCAGAGAAACAGCCTTTATTGA
- a CDS encoding MFS transporter produces the protein MLPTIISIQSLLLGMGILLAGSGLLVTLLGIRAHLDGFSDGMIGLIMSGFYVGYILGTAWIPSLIRRIGHVRSFTAMAALSSAAALIHGLWLDPWVWLALRVISGISLLGLYMVIESWLNEQSSHVRGQIFGFYMTISLLALGAGQFLIGIYGAEALGSFALVSLLFTLGLVPVALTQVKQPTPIQTARLSVVRLYRLAPTGAIGAFISGTVTGALWGMSAVYASRIGLQVSQIAMFMALLIFGGAFLQWPLGRISDLCDRRKMLVAVAGAGVLASIFLLIIPPIATDGHVMNLFWVGVLLFGGFSFSLYALSVAQTHDRLGPDQVLEGTRSLLLLNGAGAILGPVLSGLFMQWLGVSGFPLFILATLLSLMGYVVYRVMNDAPVPEAERIDFVVSTRTSPVAAEFDPRIEEAAHQMQEQDGPNESSVQRADSPPSPDPSDGAEADDAGDKRSR, from the coding sequence ATGTTACCGACGATTATCTCCATTCAGTCCCTGCTGCTTGGCATGGGCATCCTTCTGGCCGGATCGGGACTGCTGGTCACGCTGCTTGGCATTCGGGCGCATCTGGATGGATTCTCCGATGGAATGATCGGATTGATCATGTCCGGTTTCTACGTGGGGTACATTCTCGGCACTGCCTGGATTCCGTCCTTGATTCGGCGTATCGGGCATGTACGAAGCTTTACCGCGATGGCGGCCCTTTCAAGCGCTGCGGCACTCATCCATGGCCTCTGGCTTGATCCCTGGGTTTGGCTCGCGTTGCGGGTGATCAGCGGCATATCCCTGCTGGGTCTCTACATGGTCATCGAAAGCTGGTTGAACGAGCAATCAAGCCACGTCCGCGGGCAGATCTTCGGCTTCTACATGACGATCAGCCTGCTGGCCCTGGGGGCAGGGCAGTTTCTCATCGGCATCTATGGTGCGGAAGCACTTGGCAGTTTTGCCCTGGTCTCCCTCTTGTTCACGCTGGGCCTGGTGCCTGTGGCGCTCACCCAGGTCAAGCAACCCACGCCGATTCAGACGGCTCGATTGTCCGTGGTCCGGCTGTACCGGCTGGCGCCGACAGGGGCTATCGGTGCCTTCATTTCAGGCACGGTGACGGGTGCCTTGTGGGGCATGTCGGCCGTTTATGCCAGTCGTATCGGGCTCCAAGTGTCGCAAATCGCAATGTTCATGGCACTGCTCATTTTCGGCGGTGCCTTCCTCCAGTGGCCGCTGGGACGGATTTCCGATCTGTGCGATCGGCGCAAGATGCTTGTCGCTGTTGCCGGCGCTGGGGTGTTGGCCAGCATCTTTCTGCTGATCATCCCGCCTATTGCCACGGATGGCCATGTGATGAATCTATTCTGGGTTGGCGTGCTGCTCTTCGGCGGTTTTTCATTTTCGCTGTATGCCCTCAGCGTGGCGCAGACCCATGACCGGCTTGGGCCCGATCAGGTTCTGGAGGGAACCCGCAGCCTTCTGCTGCTCAACGGTGCGGGGGCCATTCTGGGGCCGGTACTGAGTGGTCTGTTCATGCAATGGCTGGGGGTGTCGGGTTTCCCGTTGTTCATTCTTGCCACGCTGTTGTCCCTGATGGGCTATGTCGTTTACCGGGTGATGAATGATGCCCCAGTGCCTGAAGCCGAGCGGATTGATTTCGTGGTATCGACGCGGACCTCGCCGGTCGCGGCCGAATTCGATCCGCGTATCGAGGAAGCCGCTCACCAAATGCAGGAACAGGACGGCCCAAACGAATCGTCTGTACAGCGCGCGGATTCCCCGCCATCACCAGACCCATCCGACGGCGCTGAAGCGGATGACGCGGGGGACAAGCGTTCCCGCTGA
- a CDS encoding mechanosensitive ion channel family protein: MSEWTLHGQPAWQVIGPAILLLVIGIVTILVVQRYLATYLRRIALHSPMSTGTAVFLRRGIVSALWVVLILLLLRQVGVNVDGIWALLASTLAVVGVGLLAVWTMASNITASLFIWIWRPYEMGDHLELLPDEIAGRAVDRNLMFTALRAEDGSVLMIPNNMFFQRIVRRKPSIHRLTEYEAWEEEQPGGVLSRSGHAATETTVSATDVVEGPAGGGAN; this comes from the coding sequence ATGTCTGAGTGGACACTGCACGGTCAGCCAGCATGGCAGGTGATTGGGCCGGCCATTCTGCTCCTGGTCATCGGGATCGTCACGATTCTGGTGGTGCAACGCTATCTGGCAACCTATCTCAGACGAATTGCGCTGCACAGCCCCATGTCGACTGGGACCGCGGTGTTCCTGCGACGGGGTATCGTTTCCGCGCTGTGGGTCGTGCTGATTCTGCTATTGCTCCGTCAGGTCGGGGTGAATGTCGATGGTATCTGGGCGTTGCTGGCCAGTACCCTCGCTGTTGTCGGTGTCGGTTTGCTGGCCGTCTGGACCATGGCGTCGAACATTACGGCCAGTCTGTTCATCTGGATCTGGCGTCCCTACGAGATGGGCGATCATCTCGAATTGTTGCCGGACGAGATTGCAGGGCGCGCGGTGGATCGTAATCTGATGTTTACGGCATTACGCGCCGAGGACGGATCCGTGCTGATGATTCCCAATAATATGTTCTTTCAGCGCATTGTCCGTCGAAAGCCAAGCATCCACCGTTTGACCGAATACGAGGCTTGGGAGGAGGAGCAGCCGGGTGGCGTGCTTTCCCGCTCCGGTCACGCCGCGACGGAAACGACTGTCAGTGCCACTGATGTGGTGGAGGGCCCGGCAGGCGGTGGTGCAAACTGA
- a CDS encoding efflux RND transporter periplasmic adaptor subunit, with amino-acid sequence MSKKPFVILILVAAVATGGGYVWMKQRPNPPTQALKLYGNMDLRQVDLAFDESARITQIDVQTGDRVKQGQPLAHLDARRYQTALDAALANQRASQSALDRLLAGSRPQDIERLRGVVDADMANLKTRQLTYERTIRLVRQHMAPVQSGDETRAARDAAAGQLKADQAALELAIIGPRPEDIAQARAALAAAKSQVDAARIALADTVLKAPSPGTIQNRILEPGAMASPAQPVLTLALTDPRWARVYVDEQNLGHIREGMTATLSSDSFPGKTFTGWVGYISPSAEFTPKTVESPAVRTDLVYQVRVYACDPDANLRLGMPVTVSIPFDAKVRDRGQDPCAPPAL; translated from the coding sequence ATGTCCAAGAAGCCGTTCGTGATTCTTATCCTCGTCGCGGCAGTCGCCACAGGCGGCGGATACGTCTGGATGAAACAGCGACCGAATCCCCCTACGCAAGCCCTGAAGCTGTACGGCAACATGGATCTGCGTCAGGTCGACCTGGCGTTCGACGAATCGGCCCGCATCACACAGATCGACGTGCAGACCGGTGACCGAGTCAAGCAGGGACAGCCCTTAGCACACCTGGATGCGCGACGGTACCAAACGGCACTGGACGCGGCACTGGCCAATCAGCGAGCCAGTCAGTCCGCTCTGGACCGGCTGCTCGCCGGCTCTCGGCCTCAGGATATCGAACGGTTGCGTGGTGTCGTCGATGCGGACATGGCAAACCTGAAAACCCGCCAGCTGACCTACGAACGAACCATCAGACTCGTGCGCCAGCACATGGCACCCGTCCAGTCCGGTGACGAAACACGCGCAGCGCGCGACGCCGCAGCCGGACAACTTAAGGCCGATCAGGCGGCGCTTGAACTGGCGATCATCGGACCACGCCCGGAGGATATCGCACAGGCCAGAGCCGCCCTTGCCGCGGCAAAGTCGCAAGTGGACGCAGCCCGGATCGCCCTGGCCGACACCGTGCTCAAGGCACCCAGCCCCGGCACGATCCAGAATCGGATTCTCGAGCCCGGTGCCATGGCCTCGCCGGCACAACCGGTACTCACGTTGGCCCTGACCGATCCGCGTTGGGCACGGGTATACGTCGACGAGCAGAATCTCGGCCATATCCGGGAAGGCATGACGGCGACCCTCAGCAGCGACAGCTTTCCCGGAAAGACGTTCACCGGCTGGGTCGGGTACATATCCCCCTCTGCGGAATTCACCCCCAAGACCGTCGAGTCCCCAGCCGTCCGAACGGATCTGGTCTATCAGGTGCGTGTGTATGCCTGCGATCCCGATGCCAATCTGCGTTTGGGCATGCCCGTCACCGTCAGCATTCCCTTCGATGCCAAAGTGCGGGATCGCGGTCAGGATCCCTGCGCGCCCCCGGCCCTCTGA
- a CDS encoding ATP-binding cassette domain-containing protein: MVHTAPQRHHNPDDASPGDPIAVIDIRNLYKSFGKPDSAIHAIDGISLAVQPGQVTGLIGPDGAGKTTLMRLIAGLLTPDHGELTVLGMDVRARALEVQSSLGYMPQHFGLYEDLTVQENLTLYADLQGVPHEQRPPRFRQLLDMTGLGPFTNRLAGRLSGGMKQKLGLACTLVHPPKLLLLDEPTVGVDPVSRRELWEIVYQLVEDQGMSVLLSTAYLDEAARCADVILIHEGKVLGQGEPAGFTQFLTHRVYCVRQKSGKKRHLQKRVSAASAVLDAVIDGDCVRAILRPDTPPPDLAQSCWRALAPRFEDAFVVQLQAKQSRPDTEIHAQDSSGTAESIPRPSGDDQTAPSAVIEVRDLTRRFGTFVAVDRLNFSVERGEIFGLLGANGAGKSTTFRMLCGLLPASAGQLSVAGVDLRTAAAKARARIGYMSQRFALYEVLSCEQNLRFFARTYGLKGRRQNERIDWALNSFDLRHYRHTNSGLLPLGFKQRLAMAAALMHEPDILFLDEPTSGVDPIERRAFWNRINDLADQGVTILITTHFMDEAEYCDRLVIMNRGTILASGSPKEIRDQARTDALPNPRMEDAFIHLVTQGADPEEKGHD; the protein is encoded by the coding sequence ATGGTTCATACGGCACCGCAACGGCATCACAATCCGGACGACGCGTCACCGGGCGACCCGATCGCCGTCATCGACATTCGGAATCTGTACAAATCGTTCGGCAAGCCCGATAGCGCGATTCACGCCATCGACGGGATCTCCCTCGCAGTTCAACCCGGACAGGTCACGGGGCTCATCGGTCCCGACGGGGCCGGCAAGACGACTCTGATGCGCCTGATCGCCGGTCTGCTGACCCCCGATCACGGCGAACTCACGGTCCTGGGCATGGATGTCCGCGCTCGGGCACTCGAGGTTCAGTCCAGCCTTGGGTACATGCCACAGCATTTCGGTCTGTATGAAGATCTGACCGTCCAGGAAAACCTGACGCTGTACGCGGACCTGCAGGGGGTTCCGCACGAACAGCGCCCCCCCCGTTTTCGACAATTGCTCGACATGACCGGACTCGGTCCTTTCACGAATCGGCTGGCCGGACGATTGTCCGGTGGGATGAAACAGAAGCTTGGGCTGGCCTGTACCCTGGTTCATCCCCCGAAGCTTTTGCTGCTGGATGAACCGACGGTCGGCGTCGATCCCGTCTCCCGCCGGGAACTCTGGGAAATCGTCTATCAGCTCGTCGAGGACCAAGGGATGAGCGTACTGCTCTCCACGGCCTATCTCGATGAAGCGGCACGCTGTGCGGATGTCATCCTGATCCATGAGGGCAAGGTGCTCGGCCAGGGCGAACCGGCCGGTTTCACGCAATTCCTGACGCATCGGGTCTATTGTGTTCGACAGAAAAGCGGCAAGAAACGCCATTTGCAAAAGCGCGTCTCGGCCGCGTCTGCCGTGCTGGACGCCGTGATCGACGGCGACTGCGTGCGGGCCATTCTCCGGCCGGATACCCCCCCGCCCGATCTGGCTCAGAGTTGCTGGCGCGCACTCGCACCACGCTTCGAGGATGCCTTCGTCGTACAGCTTCAGGCAAAGCAATCCCGCCCCGACACCGAAATCCACGCGCAGGATTCATCCGGCACGGCGGAATCGATCCCCCGGCCTTCGGGTGACGATCAAACCGCACCGTCCGCCGTGATCGAAGTTCGAGACTTGACCCGCAGATTCGGCACGTTCGTGGCCGTCGATCGGCTGAACTTCAGCGTTGAACGTGGGGAGATCTTCGGCCTCCTTGGCGCCAATGGGGCCGGAAAGTCCACGACCTTCCGCATGCTCTGCGGACTGCTTCCGGCCAGCGCCGGCCAACTCTCCGTGGCAGGCGTCGACCTGCGCACGGCAGCCGCGAAGGCACGAGCGCGTATCGGCTACATGTCGCAACGATTTGCGCTGTATGAAGTGCTGAGCTGCGAACAGAACCTCCGATTCTTTGCCCGAACCTACGGCTTGAAAGGTCGCCGCCAGAACGAACGTATCGACTGGGCCCTGAACAGTTTCGATCTGCGGCATTACCGTCATACCAACAGCGGACTCCTGCCACTTGGTTTCAAGCAACGGTTGGCGATGGCCGCCGCACTCATGCACGAACCGGACATCCTGTTTCTGGACGAGCCGACCTCGGGTGTCGATCCGATCGAACGACGGGCATTCTGGAACCGGATCAACGATCTGGCCGATCAGGGCGTCACGATTCTGATCACGACTCACTTCATGGATGAAGCCGAATACTGCGACCGTCTGGTCATCATGAATCGCGGCACGATTCTGGCCTCAGGTAGCCCGAAGGAAATCCGTGATCAGGCCCGAACCGACGCGCTACCCAACCCCCGGATGGAAGACGCTTTCATCCACCTGGTCACGCAGGGTGCCGATCCGGAGGAAAAAGGGCATGACTGA
- a CDS encoding ABC transporter permease — MTDWPTDTARRVPDGVHTASRGGGRMRLLGLIRKETGQILRDPSSIAIAFLMPVILLLLFGYGVSLNAREIPIAVVADAPDAQTAGLFAAFRQSRYFDIREETDLAGARLALRQRKIQAIIHAPADFSTKLLNPQHQAPVQLIVNGVDANQARLIEGYVTAAWQGWMAARAKQQGLDFKLPVSLSARVWFNPELRSRDYLVPGLIAVIMTLIGALLTALVMAREWERGTLEALMVTPLRLNELLLGKLIPYFVLGMGGMGLSVVMALWLFDVPLRGSLWVLILTAAIFLSAALGMGLLISITARNQFVASLLAIITTFLPAFMLSGFIFDIGSMPGWLQVLTHVIAARYFVVILHTVFLAGDVWRVIIPNTLAMLALAMFFLGISRRRIRKSLE; from the coding sequence ATGACTGATTGGCCGACGGACACCGCACGGCGTGTACCGGATGGGGTGCACACTGCATCGCGCGGTGGCGGGCGCATGCGATTGCTCGGCCTGATCCGCAAGGAGACCGGTCAGATTCTCCGCGATCCGTCCAGTATCGCCATCGCCTTCCTGATGCCCGTGATCCTGCTTCTGCTGTTCGGTTATGGGGTATCGCTGAATGCCCGGGAGATTCCGATCGCGGTGGTAGCCGATGCACCGGATGCGCAGACGGCCGGACTCTTTGCCGCCTTCCGTCAGTCACGCTATTTCGATATTCGCGAGGAAACGGATCTGGCCGGAGCACGGCTCGCTCTACGCCAGCGCAAGATCCAGGCGATCATTCATGCCCCCGCCGATTTCAGTACGAAACTCCTGAACCCGCAGCATCAGGCCCCGGTTCAGCTGATCGTCAATGGCGTCGATGCCAATCAGGCGCGACTCATCGAAGGGTATGTCACCGCAGCCTGGCAGGGCTGGATGGCGGCTCGGGCAAAACAGCAGGGACTGGACTTCAAACTGCCCGTGTCGCTTTCCGCCCGGGTCTGGTTCAACCCGGAGCTCCGCAGCCGCGACTATCTGGTACCCGGCCTGATTGCCGTCATCATGACCCTGATCGGGGCCCTGCTCACGGCGTTGGTCATGGCGCGGGAATGGGAACGGGGCACACTCGAAGCCCTGATGGTGACACCGTTGCGCCTGAACGAATTGCTGCTGGGCAAACTGATTCCCTACTTCGTGCTCGGCATGGGCGGCATGGGGCTGTCTGTGGTCATGGCCCTCTGGCTGTTCGACGTCCCCCTGCGCGGCAGTCTGTGGGTGCTTATTCTGACCGCTGCCATCTTCCTTTCGGCCGCACTCGGCATGGGACTGCTGATATCGATTACGGCACGCAACCAGTTCGTGGCCAGCCTGCTCGCCATCATCACCACCTTTCTGCCCGCCTTCATGCTCTCCGGTTTCATCTTTGACATCGGCAGCATGCCCGGCTGGTTGCAAGTGCTCACCCACGTGATTGCCGCCCGCTACTTCGTGGTCATCCTGCATACGGTATTCCTGGCGGGTGACGTCTGGCGCGTGATCATCCCCAACACCCTGGCCATGCTGGCGCTCGCGATGTTCTTTCTCGGCATCAGCCGGCGGCGTATCCGAAAATCGCTGGAGTAG
- a CDS encoding ABC transporter permease — MWQRILALAIKEFQALLRDPKARVVIIVPPLIQLVVFSFAATFDLNHVPLAVYDQDRGAAAQALVARFTGSQHFSVVANIDRSGAIDAYIDNRKALMVLTISSRFTQELMSGNPAPVQLVIDGRNSNTAAIALSYANSIVQQFNTDWARDHGRPRPPSTLDVRAWFNPNLESRWFIIPGIVGLLMLVVVMVVTALSVAREREQGTFDQLLVTPLRPVEILIGKAIPGLVIGMLEATAIIIVAVFVFHIPLQGSLLTLYGGIALFLLSATGVGLMISSLAATLQQAVLGVFLFLVPAIILSGFATPIANMPPLVQDLTLINPLRYFMVILRSVFLEGSTFDDLIDTFWPLALIGLCSLAIAGWMFRHRMN; from the coding sequence ATGTGGCAGCGGATTCTGGCACTGGCCATCAAGGAATTTCAGGCATTGCTTCGGGACCCCAAGGCACGGGTGGTCATCATCGTGCCCCCCCTCATCCAGCTTGTCGTCTTCAGCTTTGCGGCCACCTTCGATCTGAACCATGTCCCGTTGGCCGTCTACGATCAGGATCGCGGTGCGGCCGCACAGGCACTGGTTGCCCGCTTCACCGGATCGCAACATTTTTCGGTGGTCGCGAATATCGATCGATCCGGCGCCATCGATGCGTACATCGACAACCGCAAGGCCCTGATGGTGTTGACGATCTCGTCCCGCTTCACTCAGGAGCTGATGAGCGGGAATCCCGCCCCGGTACAGTTGGTGATCGATGGTCGGAATTCGAACACGGCGGCCATCGCCCTGAGTTACGCCAACAGCATCGTCCAGCAATTCAATACCGACTGGGCGCGCGATCACGGGCGCCCGCGTCCGCCATCGACCCTCGACGTGCGCGCCTGGTTCAACCCGAATCTGGAGAGTCGCTGGTTCATCATTCCCGGCATCGTCGGACTGCTGATGCTGGTGGTCGTCATGGTCGTCACCGCCCTGTCGGTCGCACGGGAGCGCGAACAGGGCACCTTCGACCAACTCCTGGTCACGCCCCTGCGTCCCGTCGAAATCCTGATCGGCAAGGCGATACCGGGCCTGGTCATCGGCATGCTGGAAGCAACGGCTATCATCATCGTGGCCGTCTTCGTGTTTCACATTCCACTTCAGGGCAGCCTGCTCACGCTCTATGGCGGCATCGCCCTCTTCCTGCTTTCCGCGACGGGCGTGGGACTGATGATTTCCTCACTGGCCGCCACCCTGCAGCAGGCTGTTCTGGGCGTATTCCTGTTCCTGGTCCCCGCCATCATTCTTTCGGGGTTCGCAACACCCATCGCCAACATGCCGCCCCTCGTCCAGGATCTCACGCTGATCAACCCCCTGCGCTACTTCATGGTCATCCTGCGCAGCGTCTTTCTGGAGGGAAGTACGTTCGACGACCTGATCGACACTTTCTGGCCCCTGGCGCTGATCGGCCTCTGCTCGCTGGCCATCGCCGGCTGGATGTTCCGGCACCGGATGAACTGA
- a CDS encoding YaiI/YqxD family protein encodes MTIWVDADACPVVIKEILFRAADRSGVPLVLVANQSLRIPNSPWIRCLQVPRGFDVADNEIVRRLVAGDLVITGDIPLAAEVIEKGGHALNPRGEQYAADTIRARLTMRDFMETLRSSGIQTGGVAALSQADRKRFAGQLDRWLSRLPHS; translated from the coding sequence ATGACAATCTGGGTGGATGCCGATGCCTGTCCGGTCGTGATCAAGGAAATCCTGTTTCGGGCAGCCGATCGCAGCGGTGTGCCGTTGGTGCTTGTCGCCAATCAATCCCTGCGGATTCCCAATTCCCCGTGGATTCGCTGCCTTCAGGTGCCACGCGGGTTTGATGTGGCGGACAACGAAATCGTTCGGCGCCTGGTGGCGGGGGATCTGGTCATCACGGGGGACATCCCCCTGGCGGCAGAAGTCATCGAGAAGGGCGGGCATGCGCTGAATCCCCGAGGCGAGCAATATGCGGCGGACACGATTCGGGCCCGCCTGACGATGCGCGACTTCATGGAGACCCTGCGATCGAGCGGGATACAGACCGGCGGGGTGGCGGCCCTGAGCCAGGCCGATCGCAAACGGTTCGCCGGTCAGCTCGATCGATGGCTGTCACGCTTACCCCATTCCTGA